A part of Desulfomicrobium apsheronum genomic DNA contains:
- the typA gene encoding translational GTPase TypA, producing the protein MPTMQKNDNIRNIAIIAHVDHGKTTLVDVMFRQSGVFRDNQAMDDRVMDSMDLERERGITIAAKNCSVRWKGVKINIVDTPGHADFGGEVERALSMVDGAVLLVDSSEGPLPQTRFVLKKALDASLPILVVVNKIDRSDARPQEVLDEVYDLFIDLGADEDQLEFPVLYAIGRDGVASPVLDEPGKDLSCLFDLILEHIPGPRFDPAAPFQMLVSDLGYSDYLGRLVIGKIKAGLLQDKADLLCMGENDQLAFRPAKIQAYEGMQLKDQAAVEMGDIVVMAGLNKVSIGDTICLKESPVRLKRIDVDEPTVSMRFTINTSPFAGREGKIVQSRKIKDRLEKEALTNVAIQVEESEDKDSMIVKGRGEFQLAIIIETMRREGFELGVGRPEVIYKKEGGKLLEPMEHVYVDCDEAFMGVVTEKLSIRRGKLLNLVNNGSGRVRMEFSVPSRALIGYRDEFLTDTKGTGIMNSLFDGYGEYRGDFPTRFSGSLVCDRQGQAVPYALFNLEPRGRMFVRPGDAVYEGMIVGEHNRDNDIDINPCKEKKLTNMRASGKDEAIILTPVLPMTLEMALNFIRDDEMVEITPLNIRLRKIELSAQKRHSMVARKKKVEGK; encoded by the coding sequence ATGCCCACCATGCAGAAGAATGACAATATCAGAAATATCGCGATCATAGCACACGTTGACCATGGCAAGACCACCCTTGTGGATGTCATGTTCCGACAGTCCGGAGTTTTCCGGGACAACCAGGCCATGGACGACCGCGTCATGGATTCCATGGATCTGGAGCGCGAACGCGGTATCACCATCGCCGCCAAGAATTGCTCCGTGCGCTGGAAAGGCGTGAAGATCAATATCGTCGACACCCCCGGCCATGCCGATTTCGGCGGGGAAGTGGAGCGCGCTCTGTCCATGGTCGATGGCGCGGTGCTGCTGGTGGACTCCTCCGAGGGCCCGCTGCCCCAGACCCGGTTCGTGCTCAAGAAAGCCCTGGACGCGAGCCTGCCCATTCTGGTCGTGGTCAACAAGATCGACCGCTCCGATGCCCGGCCGCAGGAAGTGCTGGACGAGGTCTACGACCTGTTCATCGATCTTGGCGCCGACGAGGATCAGCTCGAATTTCCGGTGCTTTACGCCATCGGCCGCGACGGTGTAGCCTCTCCGGTGCTCGATGAGCCCGGCAAGGATCTTTCCTGTCTCTTCGACCTCATTTTGGAGCATATCCCCGGCCCCCGTTTCGATCCCGCCGCACCCTTCCAGATGCTTGTCTCGGACCTCGGGTACTCGGATTACCTGGGTCGTCTGGTCATCGGCAAGATCAAGGCCGGCCTGCTGCAGGACAAGGCCGATCTTCTGTGCATGGGCGAAAACGACCAGCTCGCCTTCCGACCGGCCAAGATTCAGGCCTACGAAGGAATGCAGCTCAAGGATCAGGCCGCCGTCGAGATGGGCGACATCGTGGTCATGGCCGGCCTGAACAAGGTCAGCATCGGCGACACCATCTGCCTGAAGGAAAGCCCTGTGCGCCTGAAGCGCATCGACGTGGACGAGCCCACCGTGTCCATGCGCTTCACCATCAACACCTCGCCCTTTGCCGGACGCGAGGGCAAGATCGTGCAGTCGCGCAAGATCAAGGACCGTCTCGAAAAAGAGGCCCTGACCAACGTGGCCATCCAGGTCGAGGAGAGCGAGGACAAGGACTCCATGATCGTCAAGGGTCGTGGTGAATTCCAGCTGGCCATCATCATCGAGACCATGCGCCGCGAAGGCTTCGAGCTGGGCGTCGGCCGACCCGAGGTCATCTACAAGAAAGAGGGCGGCAAGCTTCTTGAGCCCATGGAACACGTCTACGTGGACTGCGACGAGGCCTTCATGGGTGTGGTCACGGAGAAACTGTCCATCCGTCGGGGCAAGCTCCTCAATCTGGTCAACAACGGCAGCGGCCGGGTGCGCATGGAATTTTCCGTTCCGTCACGCGCGCTCATCGGCTACCGGGACGAATTTTTGACCGACACCAAGGGCACGGGCATCATGAACTCCCTGTTCGACGGATACGGCGAGTACCGGGGTGATTTCCCGACCCGCTTTTCCGGTTCACTGGTCTGCGACCGTCAGGGTCAGGCCGTCCCGTACGCGCTTTTCAATCTGGAGCCGCGCGGCCGGATGTTCGTGCGTCCCGGTGATGCGGTCTACGAGGGCATGATCGTCGGCGAACACAATCGCGACAACGACATCGACATCAACCCGTGCAAGGAAAAAAAGCTTACCAACATGCGCGCCTCGGGCAAGGATGAGGCCATCATCCTCACTCCCGTGTTGCCCATGACGCTTGAGATGGCGCTCAATTTCATCCGCGACGACGAGATGGTCGAGATCACCCCCCTGAACATTCGCCTGCGCAAGATCGAGCTCTCGGCCCAGAAAAGGCACAGCATGGTCGCGCGCAAGAAGAAGGTCGAAGGAAAATAG
- the ybaK gene encoding Cys-tRNA(Pro) deacylase — protein sequence MTPAINAAKKAGITFVVREYDHDPSCTAYGLEAAEKLGVDPRQVFKTLVADLGGELVVAVIPVESMLGLKQLAKAAGAKKAAMADRVLVERATGYVLGGVSPLGQKKRLRTFIDISAQAHPVMLVSGGRRGLDIELAPEDLARMTAARFAPLAQ from the coding sequence ATGACCCCCGCCATAAACGCCGCCAAAAAAGCAGGAATCACATTCGTCGTACGGGAATACGACCATGACCCGTCATGCACGGCCTACGGCCTGGAAGCGGCCGAAAAACTCGGCGTCGATCCCCGCCAGGTCTTCAAGACCCTGGTCGCGGATCTGGGCGGGGAGCTGGTGGTGGCCGTCATTCCGGTGGAGAGCATGCTCGGGCTCAAGCAATTGGCCAAGGCCGCCGGGGCCAAGAAGGCGGCCATGGCCGACAGGGTCCTCGTGGAGCGCGCCACCGGCTACGTGCTTGGCGGGGTCAGCCCGCTGGGACAGAAAAAGCGGCTGCGGACCTTCATCGACATCTCGGCTCAGGCCCACCCCGTCATGCTGGTCAGCGGAGGTCGGCGCGGCCTTGATATCGAACTCGCTCCCGAAGACCTGGCCCGTATGACCGCCGCCCGTTTTGCGCCTCTTGCGCAATAA